The Porphyromonadaceae bacterium W3.11 genome segment TCAGCTCACGCAAACTATTTGTCCTCCCATCGGAAACACTTTCGCACATCACACGTTTAAGCTCCTCTGCTTCCAGCTCTCCTGCTAGCTTATTAATCATCGCCCAGATGTCGCTATATCCTCTCATGTCACTCTCTTATGTTTAGTTGTTCGCTGACGGTGTAGGCCACCATCCTATCGTAAGGCCCCATCATCACTCCTGTCACCATCCGATAGACCATCGCCATAGTCGCCACCTCAGAGTAATTCATACTGATAGTGTACTTTTCCTTCTGACTCAGGAGACGTTGCCCGAGTCTCTGTGATAGTTGCACCAGGTTGAAGAATTTTCCCTCCTCTTCCTGAGTGAGTCCCTTTCTCGCCTCGAAAAAGGAGACAGCTATCAGTGTGACCATCGCCACACTTCTTAGTTCAGCAAAGGATAACTTCATTTTCTTTCTCTCGTGCATAATCCGCAGACGGCTGTTGTACACTGTTCTTTCTTCTATACTATTCATCGTTTCCTTTTTTATTGCTCTTTTCCCCAATAAATCTCTGCCTTCTCCTTCCAAATGTCGAACTCGCCTCGCTCACCGATAAAGCGGCCCTTACTGAAAGCCCTATACCCTTCCACCCATATCTTTAAGGAGGCATCGTACATCACACTCACTGCTTCGTTGCCTGCTGGGTTATTGCCACTGGCATGGCTGATGAAAATAAGCAGGTGCTTCGGGAAACGCTCCTTGAACTGGATGTAATCGATATAACTCATGCGGGTGTATTGAAAGGAGTCGATAATCACGATGCGTGGGCTCCGCTTTTTCTCGAGTCGCTCTCCGAGCTCCTCCATACTTTCGCTGATAATTCGTAGGGAGCCGTTCACCTCCATCATCCCAAATCGCTTGAGGGTGTTCGCCATGGTGAGGCCTGTGCCCTCCTCCAGCGAGTTAAATAGCACAATGCCATACTTGCAGAGCTCCTTGGCGAGCATCATCGTAAACGAACTCTTGCCATTGCCACTCTTGCCCCATATAATCCAAGTGCCACACTGCTCTGGCTTGCCGAAAAAGGCTTGCCACTCCTCTGACAGCTCAAAGGTTTCCAGCTTCTGATTGAGCACCTGACTCACCGATAATGCTTGCTTTGCCATATTATTCTCCTATATCGTCCGATTTATCCGTTTATAGTCGCGGATAAATCCGTTAGTACTTCCCAATAAATCCGCTAATAGACGCGGATGCCTTCCTGATGCTATTCACCATACATTTCAGCATTCTATACTGATGCTTTAGCATTTTCCCACTCATCTTTTAATAACTTGTTTATTTTATTTGCTTCCTTCGCTAATCTCTTATGCCCATGATCGCGATATAGTAGATGAAGCTCTCGTGAACCCTGCACAGTATAGTAGACCTGATCGTAAGTGTACTCTGGCATAGTTGCTGCTATCTCAGGTAACGTCATATTTGACTCGATAAGCACTTTAAGCCTATTAGTATCAATCTCTGGAGCCTCTGAGAGTAGTCGCTTACGCTCCATCTCCTCCTCCCATCTCTTCTGTCGGGCATCATAAAGTTGTTCCCAATTTTTATGAACTTTCCAAAGGACGAGACTTCGAGAAATCGTAGCTCTATCAATTCCTGTAACTCTATATATTTCGTTGATAGACACCCCATATCTGTAGAGTGTCACAATCGTATCCTTTTTCTCCTCTACGTGTTTTGCATTCGTAAACGTACCCGAATTTTTTCGTGGAGGGCGTCCTAATAACACTCCCATCTTTTTTCGTAGTGCCAAACCTTCCAGCGTTCTTTGCTGTATGAGCTGTCTCTCAATCTCGGATGCCAATCCAAACGCAAATGCAAGTACCTTAGATTGAATGTCATTACCCATGTGATACCCCTCCTTTACAGTGTGAATTTCCCCTCCCAATTTCATCACTTTATTCAGGATCTCCATTACCATTAAGAGATTTCTACCGAGCCTACTGATCTCGCTAGAAATGAGTATATCACCCGCCTCCATTTGATTAAGAAGCTCCCCTAAGTGTCTTTTTGCGTAATCAACACCACCTGATACGCCATCATCCACTACATACTCATCAATAACCCACCCCTTATCCTTCGCGTATTCATCAACCCCCTGCTTTTGACTATTTATATCCTGCTCCGAAGAGCTCACTCTTAAATAACCGTATATCATAATCCTAGTATTTCTTTTATTTTTTCTTCGTTGTTAGGTCTTTTATTTGCATAATCTGCAAGACTCTCATCCTCTTTTAAGGCACCCACCTTTTCAAGCCTTTCTATCACTTTAACGATATCAAAGACTGGTCTTTTATGCATTTTTGTTAGTTGTATATCTATATAGTTGATACTTCCTAGCTCGTGTGCGATCTCTGGAAAGCACCGATTAAACTCTTTTTTCGCTAAGCCCCAATCCAACTCCATATCACGCCCTAAGTTTCAACACACACTTTTTCACCCGCCTCAAATCAAAATCAAATTGCTCTGCATCTCTAATCACATTATTGATAGTTGATTCATTTGTTATTCCATTTCCTGACTTTCCCCATATAATCCAAGTTCCACACTGCTCTGGCTTGCCGAAAAAGGCTTGCCACTCCTCTGACAGCTCAAAGGTTTCCAGCTTCTGATTGAGCACCTGACTCACCGATAATGCTTGCTTACTCATAATTCACTATCTTTGTAGCATTATTAACTAAAACAAATTCACCATGGTACAATTAAGTATGTTTACAGAGGTTTATGTCTCAGGAGGTGCGTCCGAGCTCTCTTCCGAAGATGTTCATCTACTAAAGCAGACCCTTCAGGGCTTCCGCTACATCCTTGAGCTCTTTGGTTTTGACCCTGAACTTCTACAGGTTGGGTACAAGAACTGGGCTTTTGATTTTCGCTCTGCTCCTGAGGACGAGATACATCCACGTTTTTCAAGAGAGTGCACGCACTTTCATTGTTGGGACATTGATGTGGAAATACAGGTCGAGAATCTAAGTAAAGCCTATCGAATGTCGGCCCTAATGGAGCAGCTACACGCGTCCCTTCAGTATTGCATGCCGAAGGATAATGTTGAGGTCTCAAATCTGGACTTGCGATTGGACGGCACCCCTCTATTACCTTCAATATAAAATCAATTGTTTTAGGGTCATCAGCACTTATCGCTGATATATTTACCTCTGTTCTTTCGTTCGTCTGTATTACTTTAATATCCATAATTCACTTCTTTTTTTCTCGGAGAGTTTTTTCACGCTCTCGGAGAGTTTTATATTTTTCTTGGAGTTCAACATTTATAAATGCGGGTTAATCAGTTTCTATAAACGGGTAAATCCGTTTGTACACACGGATTTCTCCGTTTGTACACACCGTTACTCACGCCCTTAACTTCAACACACACTTCTTTACTCGTCGCAGGTCAAAATCAAATTGCTCGGCATCTCTAATCACGCTATTGATGGTGGAGTCATCGAGGATGCCATTCGCCTTGCAGATACCGTAGATATCGCTCGGAGTGGTTTTGTCCACCACATAAAACCTCCGACCAATCCTCGAGTGTAGCTCGTTGTACCCTCGTTTGTTATGTCTTAGCCCGCTATTCATACGCTTTTCGATGTAGTCGGTGCTAAGCATCACGATACCACAGTGCCCCTCGAGGTGATTATAAATGGTAACGCAATAGAGTAGGATGCTATCTATCAGCTTGTCGGCTTCGTCAAGTATCAAGACTGGGTTATTTTTATTCCTAAGCACCTCAATCAAAAATTCAAGTCGGGCCCGCAAACCACTCTCCACACTCTTCTCACCGAGGGCGGATAGACAAGCATCGAGGAAATCCGAACGCTTCATATCCTCACTGCACAACACATATACGGCATTGGCATTGCGGGCAGAGTAATTGCGGGCAGTAGTGCTTTTACCTGCTCCAGCGTCAGCCACCAACCAAGTACAGCTTGATTTATCTTGTGAGTCTTTGATCACGGCACATATCTCCTGATATGCCGCAGTCTCCACCTCCACCCATCCATCGCTCTTGGTGCAGAGCTTGGCAAATAGGCTACTCCACATCTCATCCGATATCACCTCATCTCTATTGCCTCGGATGATATCGCCAACGGTGGTGGTACCGATAGCGAGGTGGTTAGCGGCCTTTCGCTGTGAGCCTAGTCGTGCCACCAGCTCTTTAAGTTTAGTTCTAATAAGTTCTTTATTCATAATTAGTAGTAATGTTTTTATATTATAATTTCTCGATTAGTTTTCCTTTCATTTCTTGATTGGTGAGTGGTCGTACATCGGACCAATCCATCTTACTCTCTACCTTCTTAATCACCGCCAGCGATGTGGTGGCATTCTTAAGCGAAATAGTAACATCATCCACTTTGGCAAGCTCTTGTGCAAGCTCCACAGCACGCTCATTATCCGCCTTGGATGCCCCAAGCATACGTGGGTAATTGCTCTGCTGATGTTGCTGATACTTGATGTCGATGGCCTTGCCAATCGCATCCCTACGCACCCGCATCTCCTTATCCGCATCTAGGACCTTCTTGGTTAGTTCGTCATCCTTCGCGGTGCGGTCTTCTGCCGCCATAGCCACTTTAATGGCTGGGTGTAGATAACGCTCAAACCTCCACACATCGCCCTTATCCACTCGGTAGATGGCGATTTTCGTAAGGTCCAGAGGGTCATACTTCACGCCAAATTGTCGGCGGGTGTTGCTCATACGCCACTCGATATCAATTTCGCCATCGGGTGTATAGGCTTCGTAATAATACTCCTTATTATCCTCTGTAATCGTAAGCCCGCCCTGCAGGAAGGTGCTTTGCCTTGGTCGCTTCTCCCAGAATAGTTCCACATAATCTTCGGTGGTGAGCTCCATACGATCTGGATTGACCCGCTCTACTTTGTACAGCTGCTCACGGGTAAACTCGCCCTCTACCACTTGGCTATTCCACTGATGGATGCAATTACTTGTAAATTCTTTCAAGGTTTCATAGGTCGGTAATTTGTCGAGATTAGCATTAATCCACTCAAGGTTGGCTGCGCTCAGCTCACTCTTTGAAGTAATATTAAATCCCGTGAAATATGGGTAGTGGCGGAGCACACTATGTTGAAATTGACCAATCAAATTCTCTGCTGGATTAGCTTGCTTTCGGTATGGAGCCTTAAATCGAACCCCAACTTCGGTCATCTTCGAGAAAAATCCTACTCTATCAAGCTTACGCTGTGAGCTCTGATTGTCCATCACCAGCTGGAAGGGCTTCACCCCTGCTACATCCATCGCCATCCGATACGCTTGGTACTGCGAACCGAAGGCACTCTCCTGACCCAAGGACCACCCAACGCAATAGCCTGTACAGACGTCGAATATCATGTAGATATCGGTGTGGACCCTTTTACCCTCTTTATTGAGGTAGTAGATATTGAACTTCGTGCCGTCTGCCGCCCATAGGGCATTGGCGTATCTAGGCTTTTCGAGTCCGATAAGCTGTGCACCATACTTAGCATTGACTTCGCTCTCGCCCACCTGCTGTCCGAGCCACAAGGGCTTAATCGCGGGATCATTGAGATAATCACGGATGGTACTGACACTCTGGATAGTTTCCCAGCCCTTTTCGATGGCAAATTGATTGTATGCCAAGAGGGCACTATCGAAGTCATGCACATACTCACGATTGCGCATCAGGGCAATGAGGTATTCGCCTGCCTCTTGGGTGATCTTCGCCGTATTGCTGTTGCCAATTTTGCCACTAATCAAGCACTTGTACCCCTCTCGCTTATATTCGTTCACCTTCTTCTGTAGGCGGCTCATACTCTTAGGGAGGGTATGGGCGTAGTCCTGGCGTAGCTCCTCGCTATACTGGTGGAGCAATTTCCAAGTATTCGTGCGTCTGTTGTTGAGTTTATTAGTCATCTGCTGGAGCTCAGCTTGGCGGGCGATGATCGCATTCAGAACTCGGGCATTAAGCTCATATTCATCCGCGATGTGATCCTCAAGACCAACCATTTGCCCACCCAACTCATATTGGAACTCATAATTGAAGTATATTTTTGCGTCAAAATCCTCTGGAAGCCAAGCCAGTTCACCTTTAGGCTGGAGGAGCTCGTGCGGATCACCATACCTCTCTATGATTGCCGCCTTGGCTTTTTTGGGCAGGGTATCGTAGTCAACGAGGGCAGTTACACCCTCACCGTACGCCTTACGGGCATAGATCGCATTTTTGCGACGTAGCCAGCTTTTGAGTGTTTGATAATTTACGATGGGCGGCTCGCCACTCGTAAGGTCATCAAAACTCATACATATACGCCCCTGGTAATACTCCATCTTCACTATTAACGGCTTGCGATAAGTGTGGAAATTCTATTTTGCTCTCTCATGAGTTCATTGACGGTCATGTCTTTTACTTCTCGATCAACTTCACCGTCAATGATTATTTTCACAAGACCACTTTTCTTAGCAATGATCTGAGCTTGTCCACCCCACGACTGAATCATATCGCCGTTGGATTTAAATATTGTCTCCATCTCATTTTCACCACCTATTAAGACACCACCCTTTTGTATTGCTAAACTTCGTATTTTTCGTGATAAATCGGTGTTCGTCTTAAAGTTCAAAGCACCCTTTACCGTATCTGGATGCACGGAAAATAATTTAACGAGCTCGCTTCGTAATGCTCTTGTAACAACTACCTTTTTCATACCAATAAATAAATTGATTATATTTACAACCAAAACCTTAATAAGGTTTCTAAAGCAAAGATACGCAAAGTGAGAATAAAAACAAAGCAATTCGCGAAGTATTTTATATGCAATTTGAGAATATGAATAAAAGCATGATGGTTGAAGACCTTGTGAATTACTATTCAGATGGTAGTAAATCCTCATTTGCAGAGAAGATTGGAGTAAAACCACAAACAATACACTCTTGGATTTCTCGTGGCACTTTTGACTCTGAATTAATTTTCGCGAAATGCGAAAATGTATCTTCCGAGTGGCTTCTCTCTGGTAATGGAAGCATGCTCCGAGAAAATATAAAAATGCCACCCACTAACACTAAAAGACTATATACTCCAAAATTTCAAGAGTCAATTATTGAAGAACAATCTATTCCATACTATTCAATAGAAGCAACTGCAGGTGTTCTGGAGCATCTTGATAATTCTGCAGAGTACCAAATTGGGCAAATTATGATTCCTAATATGCCCAGATGCGATGGAGCAGTTTCAATCACTGGAGATTCCATGTATCCACTTCTAAAATCGGGAGACATCGTGGCATTTCAAGTGGTCCATGATATCAATAATATTCACTTTGGGGATATGTACCTTGTATCTATTAATGAGGATGGGGATACTTATATCACTGTAAAGTGGGTGAAAAAGCACCCAAGCGATCCAAATAAAGCGGTCTTGGAGTCGCATAATCCAAATTACTCACCACGAGACGTACTATTAAGACACATACACAAAATAGCCCTCATTAAATTCTCCATTCGGTACAATTCAATGGGCTAATAGGGCATGCCAACCCCCTTTATCTCCCTGCCATAATAAACGACTCGTACCCCTCAAAAATCAATCAAACGGGCACTTTGACACATACCACACTCACAATCAAGAGGTTAAGCGGTTTATTCTCAAAAAAGCAGGTATTTTGTGGGGGTACATAGTGGGTACCTTAAAACCATATTTCACCTGTTTACGTCTTAAAAAGGTGCATTTGTCCATATCCTACTTACCCAATTTGTGTGCTCAACTGCACCCCCTACCGCACCCCCTACAATCCCATTTCGTTTTGATTTAACAATTAAAAGTGCACCCCCTACTGCACCCCCTACTGCACCCCCAAGAGCAAAAATCACCGCTCGAGCATCCTCCGACCACCCCTCAAATCGCCAATAATCGGTGCTCAAAATTCGCCCAAACGACCACCATTCGACCACCCCTCGACCACAGACACAACAAAAGCGGAAAGCCAGCCCACAAGCCAGCTTTCCGCCCTTTTTACCCACAATTACGATGCTATTTCAATGCTCCAGCATCACCCGATTAACATTTACTCGACCATCCTTCGATCATCCTCCCATAAAATTAACCCAAAATCAACCAAAATATACATTTCGTTTTCTCCATCACCTCTCCACCATTCCCCCATAACACCCTATTATATAAACACATACGACACCTAAACCCCTATATTATCCAAGTACGCTTCGTTCCCTCCCCCCTAAATTTCACTGTCTAAATATTATTCAAAGTTGGACTTTCACCCTACCCGCACTCTAGGGCTAGCGAAGTATGCATATTCTTCACTTTATTTCATTCAAAGATTACTTGGAATAATTCATTGATGTCAAATTCACATTCCTTCAAAAAACAATATCTCACCACCTCAACAAAAAGATTGAAACACACTAATTATTAGAAGTTAACAGACTTTTCAGATGCAACTAAAGTCATAAATCTCTTGCTCAATTACCTTTCGAGAGAAAAAGGAATTAAGGATTATTTAGGTTTATTAAGGATTAGAGCCAGCGTAATCAAAGTGATTACATGTCAATCAGTTACAACTCCAACAAAAGGCTTATAGACTTATTATCAATAGCTTACGGCTAACTGTTTGAGAGCTACGAGGATCGACTTTTACAAGTAAAAACGAGTTTTTTTATTTGCAAATGATTAGTAATCTTTGCAGAACAGAGAGCGAAAAACTCTACGGAGGATCTGAATCAGACCATGACAATGAGGATTATTTTTGGGTCTGGCAAATGATCAGATATTGTGCTATATTATGAATTGACAGTAAACAGTAAAAGAAAGATAGATTGATATATGAAAACAGTATATCTTACTATGGGTATAACGATTTACTAATAGAACAAAATCGCTCATCTCGGGGAGGATTAAAGACATTTTTTTGATTAACAACATGAACGAACATCTTCAAAATTCTTGGGATTCATTTCTCAAGGAGGTACATACACTACTCCATTCGCAAAGGGACTTCAACTTATGGTTTGAGCCACTACGCCCCGTGGACTTAAAGGGGGATATGTTGCGAATCAGAGTACCTTCTAAGGAATATTGTCATAAGATAGAGGATGTCTATTTAGATATAGTCAAGGAGAGCTTGGAGAAAGTCTTTGGCAAAGGCATCAAACTTGAGTATGAAGCACCCAGAGCTTCAGTACAAAGACCAAGGCGTGACCAGAACTCCATGGCTTCGCAGCCAGTCGTACAAAACCATAACCTAGCGGTCGGCTTTGTCACTCACTTGGATAATAGAATGCGGATGGACAACTTCTACCAGAGCATATGTAATCGTTTAGTATGTGCTGCGGCTGAAAGTATTATTGCTAAACCTGGTGATAATGCCTTTAACCCCCTATTTGTATATGGGGCTTCTGGTGTAGGAAAAACGCATATCTTACATGCAGTTGGTAATGAATTGATTAAACGACAGCCCAACCTCAGAGCTGTATATGTACCGGCCCAAACATTCAAACAGCAATACGTAGAAGCAACTATAAAGAGACAGGACAAAGATCTATTTTTCAACTACTATCAGAACATTGATGTCCTATTAATTGACGACATCCAAGAGTTTAGCGAGGCGAGAAGTACCCAAAATGCCTTTTTCCAGATTTTCAATAATATGAAGTTACTGGGAAAGCAAATCATTATTACTAGTGATAGGGCTCCTGTGGATCTCAATGGACTTGAGGACAGACTCTTTACCAGACTAAAATGGGGATTGACTGTAGAAATTGAGCGTCCTGACGTACAGCTTCGTAAGCAAATACTTATGGCAAAGGTTCAAGAAGCTGGTGCTTCATTACCAGAGGATGTATTTCGATTCATCGTCAAGCATGCCAAGAATAATGTACGTGACATAGAGGGGGCACTGACGTCCTTATTAGCTCATGCATTATACAATAATGTGCCTCTAAATCTAGCACTTGCCGAACGTGTGCTGGCTCAGACAGTAGGTATAGATGAAGTAAAGATTAATACTCCTAGTATCATAAACACTGTCTGCGACTATTATAACATTGAGGCTAAAGACCTCATTGGAAAGAAAAGAAAAAGAGAAATAGTACAGGCGCGTCACATCGTAATGTTATTAGCAAAAGAGTATAGTGAAAGTTCTCTAGCAGCTATCGGTGCTGACCTAGGTGGTCGTGATCATTCAACAGTAATACATGGGATTAATCGTATTCAGGATGATATAGCCACAAATACAAGAGTTGCAAATGAAGTTGAGGAGATTAAAGAACTCCTTAATCTCTAAATCCCCCCCAAAAAAATAGGTCCTTAAAATACACGAGAGAGTGAGGGTTCTCCCCCACTCTCTCTTTTTATAATATGAGTATACTACACTAAGAAGCATCCCAAAAACTATTTGCCTACATATTAAACGTTGTACATGGCACGATTTCCTGAGATTTAGAGCGAAATAAGCGAGCTCTAATTATATATCACGAGTCTTAATGTAGATCGCACCTCACAAAACCCTGCCGTATATCCTCTCCATAAATGAAAACCAATTCATATTTTAGACAAAAAAAAAAGTAATAAAACTCGATGTATAAAACCATTATACCAAAGTAACCTCTTAGGTAGGTAATCCAACACGTGCATTTATTGTGGTAGCATGATTATGCTTAGCTATCACAATAATTTCTAACAAAGCATCATTCTCTTGTCCTGATACTGTCCCCAAAAAGTGTGTAAGTCCCAAGAATGTTATCTTTGAAAAGTTAAAAACAAAAGATAAACAAGAAGATGAGACTTACACAAATGCAATTTAAGGAAATTCTATCAAACGTGATGACAGAGCCAAATGGAGTTGGTCGTTTAATGGAGTTAATCATCGAAATAGCGATGCAAGGGGAGAGGGAACTGTATAAAGAAGATAGTGGCGATGTGAGCAATGGATACCGCCCCCGTCGCATCTTTGCGAGTGGTAATATGCTAGAATTACGAGTACCCCGAACTCGACAGCAGGGCTTCATGCCCTTGATTTTAGGCGTTCTCAAAGATCAAGAGAAAGAGATGGGAGAACTAGCAGGTTATCTATATAGCTGCGGTAATACGATGGAGGATATCTCTGGAGTATTCGAGCGTTTGTATGGTAAACGTTATAGTACGAGTCAAATCAATCGTCTCTCCTTATCGACCCAAGAAGCAGTAGAAGAGTGGCGTCAAAGACGTCTACCGAGGACTTTAGAGGCACTTGTTATCGATGCTACATATCTTCCTGTACGGAGAGGAGAAAGTGTGAGCAAGGAGGCATTTTTTGTAGTGATGAGTTTAGATAGCGAAGGACGTCGAGACATCGTGGGTGTCTATAATAATCCAACAGAGGGAAGCGGCATCTGGGGCGAGTTTTTTGAGGATCTAAAAAGCCGAGGACTCGAAGAGGTAGGACTAATCATTTCAGACGGGTTGAATAACATTGAAGAGGTTGCACGTGAGCACTTTACAGAAGTGGAAGTCCAGCTCTGCACGGTGCATCTACAGCGAGAAATAACTCGAAAGATACGCCCTCGAGATAAGTCAGCCATCGCAAGTGATCTACAGGAGGTCTTTAGTAAAGACGGCTCAAGAAGCTCACCTTTAGATGGCCTAGAGAGCTTTAAAAACTTTGCGTTCAGATGGCGTAAGAGCTATCCTTTTCTCACAAAAATAGCTAACGGTCAGAGGATAGAGTATTACTTCACATACCTAAAATACGACGTCAGTGTTCGCAAGTACATTCATAGTACTAACTGGATAGAACGCTTCAATAGACAGGTAAAGAAAGGGGCTCGATATAAATGTGCATTACCTAGCGTAGAATCCGCTCTACACTTGATAGGTAGTATTGCAATCAATGCAAACTATCTGAAGAAAAGAATAGGAGATCTAACTCTTGGACTTAGGAAGAACAATGAAAAGTAAATAACAACAATGTGCTTTATTTTCCAACACAAAGATATCAACCTAAAAGAATACGGCAAGGCGGTGTCTCCGCGGTGCTACGACAGCCTTGCCTTAATTCTTTATTGGTCTATCTTTAATGTTTATGGAAAACAAAGCGAAAAAATATGTAGGTTTGCTTTTCAGAGACGCATTCTGCCGTACACACTTTTGGGGACACTACCCTTGTCCTAGACTACTAAAAGTAGCATTTCATTTTTTCAACACAATGCGTCCGGAGAGTATTTATCGGTATAAGTCTATTAAATTAAAAACGCAGCGAACAAATTATCCGCTGCGTTTTTAATTCAACTATAGTGATTGACTTTATCCGTTCACACGAAGTGTCCTCCCTACCCTAAGTGTAGAACGTCTAGAGATCCCATTAACTTTACAAAGATGACTCACAGAAGTGCCATAACGACTAGCAATACCAGAGAGGGTATCACCCTTTCTAATCTTATGAACCACCACTCCATTTCCATTAGGTGTACCACTTCGCTTAGCATAGGTAGCATTCCTATTTGACCTATTGCTACGACCATTTTTAACGAACAAATAATTCTCGTTAAGAGGAATACCTGTGTTAAAATTAATCAAGTGCTCAGGATTAATAGGCTGACCCAAAAATCTTGCTTCAAAGTGCAAGTGAGAACCTGTAGATCGTCCAGTATTACCACCTAAGGCAATCGGTTCACCAGCACGAACAATCTGGTCATTCTTTACTAAATGTTTAGAGCAGTGAGCATAAATCGTTTCTAGCCCATTGACATGGCGAATCACAACGTACTTTCCATATCCTCTACGATCATACTTTACCATACGCACCTTGCCGTCAAAAGCTGCTCTTATCGTATCACCGACCTGTACTTTGACGTCGATACCATAATGCATGCGTCTAAAACGAGGACGATAGCCATACCTACTAGTAATACGTTGAACCTCGTCCAAAGGGTATGAAAACTGAGAAAGATTAATAGAAAAAGAATCGGGGATATTCGCAACGGCTCCCCTTACGAAAGGATTAACACAATCTGTACGCCAAGAATTTTCACCATACAAATCGACTGCAGGATACATCAGATCCTCCTCTGATACTTCATCACACCCTAAAGATTCATTAATTGCTGTGGCAAAATTAGAAATTTTCTTTGAATCTTTTAAGTTAACGTTATCCGCAAATAGCTGTGCTATTTCAGGAATACTGTCTCCTTTCTGTGTCACGATGTCCGTGACTCCCCCCACAGGATTTTTTCCACCTACTGTTTTACTTGTCTCTTTCTGAACTTGCACTGTTTGAGCAGATACCATTCCTACAGATAAAACGCCAGCAAAAAGTAGGCTCGCTAATCTTGTAACCATCTATGTATTTCAGCTTTTGTTAATAAATTGGTCCTCTTTTCCAAAGGCCATTTGATTATCACAAAACAGAAAGATGCCTAAAAGTGCCAAAATAAATAATCCTGAAAAAACCACTAGGCATCCCTCTTATTTTCGGTTTGTAAGATACCCAAAATTTCTCAGAACGGTAAAAAAAAAGACCACTAATAGATACTGTCCCCAAAAAGTGTGTAAGTCCCAAGAATGTTATCTTTGAAAAGTTAAAAACAAAAGATAAACAAGAAGATGAGACTTACACAAATGCAATTTAAGGAAATTCTATCAAACGTGATGACAGAGCCAAATGGAGTTGGTCGTTTAATGGAGTTAATCATCGAAATAGCGATGCAAGGGGAGAGGGAACTGTATAAAGAAGATAGTGGCGATGTGAGCAATGGATACCGCCCCCGTCGCATCTTTGCGAGTGGTAATATGCTAGAATTACGAGTACCCCGAAC includes the following:
- a CDS encoding recombinase family protein, whose product is MIYGYLRVSSSEQDINSQKQGVDEYAKDKGWVIDEYVVDDGVSGGVDYAKRHLGELLNQMEAGDILISSEISRLGRNLLMVMEILNKVMKLGGEIHTVKEGYHMGNDIQSKVLAFAFGLASEIERQLIQQRTLEGLALRKKMGVLLGRPPRKNSGTFTNAKHVEEKKDTIVTLYRYGVSINEIYRVTGIDRATISRSLVLWKVHKNWEQLYDARQKRWEEEMERKRLLSEAPEIDTNRLKVLIESNMTLPEIAATMPEYTYDQVYYTVQGSRELHLLYRDHGHKRLAKEANKINKLLKDEWENAKASV
- a CDS encoding ATP-binding protein, with protein sequence MNKELIRTKLKELVARLGSQRKAANHLAIGTTTVGDIIRGNRDEVISDEMWSSLFAKLCTKSDGWVEVETAAYQEICAVIKDSQDKSSCTWLVADAGAGKSTTARNYSARNANAVYVLCSEDMKRSDFLDACLSALGEKSVESGLRARLEFLIEVLRNKNNPVLILDEADKLIDSILLYCVTIYNHLEGHCGIVMLSTDYIEKRMNSGLRHNKRGYNELHSRIGRRFYVVDKTTPSDIYGICKANGILDDSTINSVIRDAEQFDFDLRRVKKCVLKLRA
- a CDS encoding S24 family peptidase, whose translation is MNKSMMVEDLVNYYSDGSKSSFAEKIGVKPQTIHSWISRGTFDSELIFAKCENVSSEWLLSGNGSMLRENIKMPPTNTKRLYTPKFQESIIEEQSIPYYSIEATAGVLEHLDNSAEYQIGQIMIPNMPRCDGAVSITGDSMYPLLKSGDIVAFQVVHDINNIHFGDMYLVSINEDGDTYITVKWVKKHPSDPNKAVLESHNPNYSPRDVLLRHIHKIALIKFSIRYNSMG
- the dnaA gene encoding chromosomal replication initiator protein DnaA, with the protein product MNEHLQNSWDSFLKEVHTLLHSQRDFNLWFEPLRPVDLKGDMLRIRVPSKEYCHKIEDVYLDIVKESLEKVFGKGIKLEYEAPRASVQRPRRDQNSMASQPVVQNHNLAVGFVTHLDNRMRMDNFYQSICNRLVCAAAESIIAKPGDNAFNPLFVYGASGVGKTHILHAVGNELIKRQPNLRAVYVPAQTFKQQYVEATIKRQDKDLFFNYYQNIDVLLIDDIQEFSEARSTQNAFFQIFNNMKLLGKQIIITSDRAPVDLNGLEDRLFTRLKWGLTVEIERPDVQLRKQILMAKVQEAGASLPEDVFRFIVKHAKNNVRDIEGALTSLLAHALYNNVPLNLALAERVLAQTVGIDEVKINTPSIINTVCDYYNIEAKDLIGKKRKREIVQARHIVMLLAKEYSESSLAAIGADLGGRDHSTVIHGINRIQDDIATNTRVANEVEEIKELLNL
- a CDS encoding IS256 family transposase, giving the protein MQFKEILSNVMTEPNGVGRLMELIIEIAMQGERELYKEDSGDVSNGYRPRRIFASGNMLELRVPRTRQQGFMPLILGVLKDQEKEMGELAGYLYSCGNTMEDISGVFERLYGKRYSTSQINRLSLSTQEAVEEWRQRRLPRTLEALVIDATYLPVRRGESVSKEAFFVVMSLDSEGRRDIVGVYNNPTEGSGIWGEFFEDLKSRGLEEVGLIISDGLNNIEEVAREHFTEVEVQLCTVHLQREITRKIRPRDKSAIASDLQEVFSKDGSRSSPLDGLESFKNFAFRWRKSYPFLTKIANGQRIEYYFTYLKYDVSVRKYIHSTNWIERFNRQVKKGARYKCALPSVESALHLIGSIAINANYLKKRIGDLTLGLRKNNEK
- a CDS encoding M23 family metallopeptidase, with the translated sequence MVTRLASLLFAGVLSVGMVSAQTVQVQKETSKTVGGKNPVGGVTDIVTQKGDSIPEIAQLFADNVNLKDSKKISNFATAINESLGCDEVSEEDLMYPAVDLYGENSWRTDCVNPFVRGAVANIPDSFSINLSQFSYPLDEVQRITSRYGYRPRFRRMHYGIDVKVQVGDTIRAAFDGKVRMVKYDRRGYGKYVVIRHVNGLETIYAHCSKHLVKNDQIVRAGEPIALGGNTGRSTGSHLHFEARFLGQPINPEHLINFNTGIPLNENYLFVKNGRSNRSNRNATYAKRSGTPNGNGVVVHKIRKGDTLSGIASRYGTSVSHLCKVNGISRRSTLRVGRTLRVNG